The following is a genomic window from Alphaproteobacteria bacterium.
CCTGAAGAATGGGTGATAAGCTCTCCTCTGGTTGGAATTCTACCAATCAAAGAAAAAACTAGCCCCCCTAATGTATCAATATCTTGCTGACGTTCTTCTTCGGTTAATATTGATCCAGCATAATTTTCAAAATCTTCTACCAATACACGCGCATCCGCTATAATAGTTCCATCATGTTTTTCAATAAATTTTGGACCTTGGGGTATATCATGCTCATCCTCTATTTCACCTACAATTTCTTCAACCACATCTTCAATAGTTATCAACCCATCAATCCCACCAAATTCATCAACAACTAAAGCCATATGAATACGACTAAGACGCATTTCCAACAATAGATCTAAGACAGGCATTGATGGTGCAATAAATAATACATCACGTTTAATGGTTTCCAAATTAATTTTGGTATCGCTTGAAAAATAGGGGAGAATATCCCTGATATGCACAACACCAATAATATCATCTAAATTTTCTTTATAAATTGGGATACGAGAGTGACCTTCTTGGCTAAAAAATTTAACGAGATCCTCAAATTCTATATCTACAGGTATTCCAACAATATC
Proteins encoded in this region:
- a CDS encoding hemolysin family protein, with amino-acid sequence MTTPLSSDSIKTNHSPDDHKPPRLWKFVKNIFTNFHNGPKESETIRHAIEELIEENHVDPDASAFGGDENSMLRNILKLRKLTAYDIMIPRADIVGIPVDIEFEDLVKFFSQEGHSRIPIYKENLDDIIGVVHIRDILPYFSSDTKINLETIKRDVLFIAPSMPVLDLLLEMRLSRIHMALVVDEFGGIDGLITIEDVVEEIVGEIEDEHDIPQGPKFIEKHDGTIIADARVLVEDFENYAGSILTEEERQQDIDTLGGLVFSLIGRIPTRGELITHSSGIAFEIIEADPRRIKRLRISNVSRKSEEKVTIGEKSS